CTTTTGTTGCATTATCTCTCTGCACGGTGACGTGGGCACTGAGGATCTGGCTTCACACATGCAGTATccaacaacacagcaacaggCTCCGCTTGCCTCAGACCTGTAGTTCCTGGTAACTCATTTGAATATGCAGGTGAAGGCCTCGCTCCACAAAGAGACCACAAGCCAGGgtgaatgcatgaatgaatgaataaaagctCTTTGATGCCCAAGTCAGCAAAGCAACAAACTATCTGAGTTTCCTTCAATCATCGCTGTGGTTTATTCTACGATTCTTAGGCCTCAACAAGGTCAAGATCCTGTGTGTATGAAAGCTAAGTATATGTAggctacaaaataaaagatttagtATATTATTccgcctctttttttttatgtgaaagtATGTATTTGTGGCCCATGTTTAAAGATTTATATCTTCAGTAGGAACAAATAGGTTTTGGGCTGAGCGCCGCAGAGGCTAGAGAGGTCATACAGTTCgctggttttggtcttttcgtGGGATTTGTCGACTTAAAGTTAAAACATAGACTAATCCCAGTCctaaaatagaagaaaatacaTGTAATATATCACTAAGCATCAGGTAAAATATCCAGTGAGTCAGATTGCTCCCTTTTCATCTCCTGAAATGTCTACTCACTCATTTCATAGCTCCAACCGAGCTGCAGGATTTTCCTCCCCAGGCCCACAGACAGTACCGTGGTTAACCACTCACATTTTTGGGGAGAAGAGTCATCATCTTATTATCACCTAATAAGAATTTGAGCCAAAAATTAACATGAAGACGACCCTTAAGTCCAACGTTGCAtagctgttctttttttcttcgaGCTGGTAGCCTTTAGTGTGCGGGTGGCAACATTTAGCACAGTATACGTTTCAGCACACTTTAAATAAGTCACAGATGGGCAGCCGGGCAGAACATTAATTCTATAGTCTCCGCAAATTAGAGAGGATCCTCCTGCTCCGACGACTGTCTCTGACTTTGCCCAGACCTTCACCAAAATAGACCTCCGCTAGAAAACTGCTGACAAATTTCCACAATGCAAGTCTGTGTGGGGACTCTCCTCCCCTGCACACCCCGTCAGACGTCGATATTTACACACCAATTACCCACGATGcacacaaatcacaacaaaTTACAAGCATTCTTCGAGTTTTCTTGTGAAAATATGCCGGCTTTTCGTGGCAGCGCTTGTTTCAAAGGGTgcattttaattgtgtttgcAAACATAATTTCATGCTCTTTTAGTCATCTGTATGTAATAATCAGTGCTGGGCCTCTGCAATTCAATGTGATCCTGTGGTTATTCCCTTTATTGCCGTGTGTTGCTGTATCCTCCGAGGACCAAAAACAGCGGCGGGAATCTCCGGAGAGAGCAAAAGAGTGAAATGATACGTTTTCATTTAGAAAGCCAAATGTCATCATCATGTCTCTGTCCCTTTTGCTTTCAGAGCGTCTGGTTGATGTGGTGAGCTGGCAGAGCGAGTAAGAACATGGGAGGGAGACATTTATCATCCTCTAGACTACAGAGCTGTAACTCTGCCTGCTTGGAAATCCTGCGGACAGtcaaaggaaagagaaaagaaaaaaaaaaaccgatGGTGATTGCATTACAAGGATGACATCGTTGCAGACCCACTGCTTTGGTGCTTTAGTTTTGGGTGGTAAATTCATAGATGCATCACTTGCAAATGAATCTAATAAGAATATGTCATTTATGCATCTGTGCGTCTTTGAGCCTGTGTAACTTTCCATGCTGTCTCTGACTCTCGCTGTCCGCTCACTAAACcgtcacacagtgaaaacatcacgCTATGACCAGAATTCTAAGTTATGACTCCGCTCCTCGCATGCCAGTCAAAGAATTTCACCCTGCTTGTCAAAGAGCGTGACAGGGCACATGTTACAGCGTTGTACATGTTTGCATTCACCGTGTTTCCATGGCATGTCgattcattttaaaaactccAGGCCCTCTTTCCAAAAAGCTGATCCCTTGCCAACTTGCCACTCTCTTTCTAAAAGGTTTCTCGCGTATCTTTcttagctttttttcttttctttccaggaCCTGTCTGAGCTGCCATGTCGCCTGTCCTGAGATGCTCTCctgttgatttttcttttttttttttttagtcgaGCAAAGGCAGGAGTGAACAAATGATTCATGGCCAACTTGGCGAAGATAATTTACAAAAAGCAgagatcattttttttaagtcttaTATCATACCCAGCAAAGTGTCAAAGACATAAACTGAACTAAAGAACACTCAATCCCTGCTGTACACATGGCAGACAGTGATGAATTGATACGGCTGAAGATAGCAGTGGCCtgttattgctttttttctAAAGGCATCTCTGTCACCATTCCGGCGCTGCTTGGATTATGAACAGTGCTTAATATCATATCCATTAGGATCAAGGGGGCCAAGTCCCCCATCCGTCTCTCCAAGTATCTGTTTAAGCTTGTGGTATCTGAGAGTCCTTTCAAGTTTAGAGTCGCAGAGGTAACACTCTCAGGGTCATGGAGATCAGAGCGCTGTATGGTCTGGACGTCTGCACACTTGTGTACATTGCAAGTTTGGCCTTTGCAGTGTCTGTACAGTCTCTTTTTGTCTCCTTTACACACGAGCCAGTGGAGTTTTTCAGTAAAATTGAATAGATGAGGATCAATTAAAAGGgagaatttgtatttttgcaaaatgattaaagacacaaatatgTCCCTTCCTTCAAGGTAAGATTTACGCAAATAGGAAATTATATCCTCAGCCTTCTAATGTATCTTGTCAGGCCTTAACTCCAAATATGCATCCAATACACTGCACACCaggatgtaaaaacaacaaaatattgcGAAATATTTTTGCTGTAATAAACTTGGATATACATGGTTTCACTacaggaggaaagaaatgaaTTGACGGCTCAGTGGAAACAATTTGAACACTatctaaaatacacacaaacttAGTTCTTATGGTCACCCTGGGATGTTAGAAGTGGCCCCAGCGGCAAATTGTCGTGTTGCAACCATCTCAAGGTTTAAGAAATATTACATGCCCTGTATAAATAGGAAATATCTATTTAGAAGCAGCCCACCTGCTGCCCCTCCGACACAGAGGGGTCTGCAGAGGACACAGTGGGGGGCATCACTTGCTGCCCTGATTGATGACCATAGGTCCCGCAGGAAGTAACCCCGCCACCATGAAGGAGTGTTTTCTGAACCCCAAGTGGTATCCGGGAAAACATGAGCAACTCCAGTCAGGGAGCGTGTGTTCTCGTAGGCCATCTTAATGTTTGGATTTACTGAGTCACTTGGGATTTCGCTGCAAACGGGGAAATGAATCATTAACtaaaaaataaagttcacaGGCCATGCAAATTCCGCTGTGTGTCCTAAAGCTTGCTACCAAGCCTGAAGAGTATGACACCTCACTTCTGTTTGTTTAAGATCTTGATTGAAGAACCTTAGCAGTGAACTCTatgaataaattcatattttctgGGACAATTTTTCTGAAATCTCATATATACATGAATGACTATCTCTACAGTATTAAACAGGATGATATTAGAAATCTCCGATATTGTTACAGACCTCTGAGCAAAGGCTGATCATTGTCATACATTAAATATCAGGTTGAAactatgtaaatgtatttataaatatttcaattatTGGActatataaaatgaatatattacaaaaagcacaaaactaGCTTCATCCATCTATCCTCTATCATTTTCATTGAAGctatatttgcattttttctgATTTAGGGATATTTCAGTTAAGGATTATCTTCAACTGTCCCCATAGCCAGAATGataataaaatcacaaagaATCATAAAGAAAATCCCAATGCCACTATAGAAATGATTCCAAAGAGTGACAATATATTTTCAATTGATTTGAAATTAATTGAAGTGCATTTATTTGGAATAAAGTGGATTTTGTAATCACTGACAATACTTGacaattttttcattttacacgTAGGTTCTAATATTACTCTCAGGCTTCACTCTCACTGACTGTCAAGCTTGACTTGTTACACTgtgaaattcattattttaatggTATTCAATCAATCGTCACACTTTATTTTCCGTCAGTATTGAAAATTTGAAGCAGTTTTTGCTGATCAGGTTTATCCATGTTTAGAGTAAACGTATAATCAATAATCTAAATGGATGACCTTCCGTTCACCTCAGTAAAATCCCAATCAAGCTATTTCTGGATCTACCCTTAAGGTCAACTGCCTATTTGCAATGAAAACTACTGTATACGACTGTGTGGTTATGTGCTTATTAAAATGGGGGAAAACTACGTTCATTACACTTTATATAAAGAATCATTCTAAGTTACAAAAATAccatcatacatttttttctctgattGCATCTACACTGAAGGCGCTGTTGAAAACCACAGAAATGCTCCAACTCAACCAAACTAAATTGGCCTGTCACCAAACTGTATTTCACACATTCCCCCTGCAACAGTAGAGGAGATGCAAACTCTGTGAAGgattacaaataaattaaagttttaaGAGCTTGAAGTTGCCCAGACCAATATATAGCCACCAtaggaaataataaaatatctaatctcaaaaaataaaatagaaaaagctTTTATCAGGTTTAGATTTATGACAAACTCCACTCTTCATTTTATTACTTGGGCTGCTGATATTAATAAGAAGaaattttgtaaattatttactatgttgtaaaaatatatatatataattatgaGTCCTTATGATAAAACAAATCTATTTTATCTAACCTCAAAGAACGCAACATGGGGAAAATATGAGCACGTCAAAATGTTCCCTTTTCTACAGAAACGAAAGAATACAACGTTAATAGGATTATATATTATTTGAAAACATGTGCATTCTACAAAACGATGCAactatatttaatattttaggTAACGTTAAAACGCAAAATGTCATTTATCAACTCGTCATGGAAAAGAAAGGCGAGCTCACAAAATACGCACAGTTCCGTGAGAATTCGAACTGTGGAGGATTTTCGTTTGGACGCTGCCATCGGAATAAAAAGTGTTCAGGCCTGATGCCATTTCCACACGGATACACACATTATCCGTGAGGCTGAGAGTGCACGGGTGGAttcagctgctctctcctgcaCGATCAGCCCTCACGTTGCCATCATGGCACACAGGTATCAATTACAAGTCCGATAGCATCTGTGGAGGCACCCAGCATGTGCGCATGGAGCGCCGTGCAAGTGTGGGGAGGTTACACCTGAGCAAAGAAGATCCCGTTTCCCActtatcagttttattttcttacatcAAGATTTAAATCCGATTGTGAATCGTTTCCACGTGAGACTGGCTAAATTTGGATCATTCGCTTAAATTAACGAGTGACCAGAATAAGTTTTAGGCCATTTTAAGCAACATGAAGAGCAAAATGTCTCCGCCAGTGCCAGGACTGAACCTCCAGTCAgataaatgttatatttcagtCATGTCCAGTTAgagtacaggcagctggaatGTGATAAGTGGCAGGTATAGAGGGGATTGGAGTAAATTCCATCTGTCTATGGTGCAGAAATGAAAGTGGATGGTTTGGGGTTGAGGCCCGCGCTGGTTGCAACTAAACCGGAAAACGACTGTATCTTTAAACTTACACCAACATTTCAACACCAACTTCATTTGCAGAATTAAGCAGAAATAACGTGCGCTACAAGACCATGTGGCATTTAAGAaagcctttattttttttttaaatatttacagtggaattataaaaatatataattaaagcTTTGgcaaatattttacatttacacaatttAGTTCTTTGTTCACATCGTTGAGTCACTGTAGGATCGAGATCATGGCCACATGTTAAATAGAATGGCGGGTTACAGAACAGCCCGTGGTTTTGTAATAAAACATCGATGACAGACTGAAAGGGCGAGAcgtgtaattttttttttaaatctccataAGAGAATATAGAGTCTAGAAAACATGAAGTAATtcaatggagggagagaaaactaTCAACCAATGAGGGGAGACACCGATACATCCATGCAAGCTTACATTCATAAGGCCACGAAGGCCGATAAAGCTACAGTATACTGTATTCATAATGCATGTGAATAGGCCTGTGTTTGACTGTGAGTTACAGCACccaggggtggggtggggtggtggggtgggggggggggggggggggggggggggggcggtatAGAGTTCAGACTTACTGTTGGAGATTGTTGAAATGAGTTCATTTAAAAGGGTCTGGTAATTAAGGTGGTGTAAGTCCCGGTTATGATGATGAGGTAGGGAGACTGAGTCCATGCACACTGTTCATGtctccatgttgctgctgctgctgctgctgctgttgctgctgctgctgttgctgctgctgctgctgttgctgctgctgctgctgctgctgcttgctCAGCGGACTGGGCGGTTTTCTGTCTCCTGCACAACACAGACGAGAAATGTAAGTGCACGGGTCCTGTGCACGCAACTGCACATTATTTACCTCTTAAAATGTAAAGTATCTAACGCGAATTGTTTCACAGAGAGGTTTCAGTGCACAAACAGTGTCTTATTCCCCCCTCAATTCCTGCGCGTAAACGTTACCTTGGACCACTTGGCACACATGACGCTGGCCAAATCTGGAAGATCACTATTTAATAATTGACGTATAATTCCACTTCATTTGGGATTTGGTAAATGTTTACACTCTGCTGCGGAAATTGCGTGTTGCACAAGTGTACGTGCGTGAGAAGGGAACGAAGGAGGGGGAGTAACACCTCAGTCTGGCTCTAGGTCgctatgataaaaaaaatactaaaagacTTGTTTATAGcctattactactactactgctataataataattggtatcattataattattataattatcatcTTTCATTACATAGGGGATACAGttttaaagacacaaagacacacacacaccttctcgGGCATGGTGGTGCTTGAAGGCCATCGATGAGTGGATCTCCCCCGCGTGCATGCCCATCCCGCCGCCCGGGTGGGACAGGGCCTGGCTCTGCGGCTGCCAGTGGTGGTGTCCCGCGGCCACATAGCCGCCCGTCGACCCGCTGTACACCCCGTACTGGTTGGTGGGAGAGTAAGCACACGCCGAGACATAACCGGACAACGTGGAGGAAGGCTGCAGGCAAACAGATAGGACAGAATGAGCACAACCCGCCTCGAGCCCCCTGATGACTGTACGTGACAGTATGTGGCCAACAGACATTCTTAAAGATGGGGTCAAAGTGGTTTAGAGGGGGAGGGAAACCATATGAGGAACAGCCTTCACGGAGAGTCAATATCATTTAATTTACCACAAATAAGACTAATTACAgtatatatagaaataaatcTCCTCTTAGCCCtcatacagaaacaaatattaaatcagAAGTAATAAAACTCTCATAGGTCAGATCTTATCAAACAGAGGTCTGTGGCCTGACGTGACTTCTGTATGAGGGTCTCTGATATGGAAACTTTTCACAGGTCTGCCACGAGAGCAATTATTTACTTCAGGCCTCAGCCCACTTTGGCACCAAGCATTTGGACTGTTTCCAAGCAAGAAGAGAAAATGGCGTGGATACAGCAATAGAGAAGTTGCAggcaaaacaaatgttcaaCGTTTTATTATCATTGTGCATTTGGATTATTACCTGAGCGTATTTTATGTCGGCGTCAATGGCGGACTTGTCGATCCCGTTGACCGTGTGAGCCGCTGGGAAAGCTGCTCTGTTGACGCTACTCCACTCCTCCATTTTTGGTGGATATCCCTCCGCACCAGCCATGGCTGATTCAGAAACAGTAACTCCGCGTCAAACATGTATAAAACGTCAAATTGATAAAACGTGGGGGGAAAAACAGTGCCGCCTCTTTTTAGATTGATAATAAATGATGTACAATTTAcccatttttaaatgaatacgCATTGATCTCCTGAGCTATTAAACATAttgcaatttaaaaacatgatgttaTGGTTAACGAAagcaaatataatatttaatatatcatTTATTGTTAGAATGATTACAATTATCTACGTGCGTAATTGCTTGCAATGCTTGTGAATTATAAAATTATGCCTGAGTTTTAActtcatgaaaagaaaacaagttgaaAGCAAGTTACATTAAACGTAATATctattatatatttctattgaatgtaatcatttatatttatacttttacagGACTATTATGTCCAATATAACCTCACATTTTATTGTCACATGTTTGCGTGAAAGAAGTTAAATATAAGCAACACCTCCACAATTATAAGATTACACTGTCGACCTATTTAAATAggaaatatatattcttttgtTACATATTAGTAAATGATTACACGTACAATTTGTATAAGAAAATACACTGGGCCCTGTGGCACACAAATGCAATGGTCCATGGCGACTTAACAGTGACTACAGCTATTGTACACACTCGATAAAAACAGCGTGTAAAAGGATCAGGAAGGCAAAGAGAGAGTGGCTGTAGAAACTAGCTGAAGGATTAGAGGGATATAGCAGGTGAGCAAGGTGTTTGCTAACGCTTCATCCCATGAAAAGGCCCATTGACAGTGGCCTTATGCCTTGTGGCTAAATACTGAAACGAAAGCCTGTATTACTTCCAATGGACATATTGTTGTTCCTGGAGCCAGGCGAGGCTGTGTGGAGTGAAATTCATCACGAAGAATAGGACAGTAATAACCAGCTGCGAGGATTTATTCAGACCTAAATTGAAAACTATGGGATCTGCGGGTTTACATGTTTGGCACAGAGACGCAGAGGCCTTAGATTTCTCACAGAGCGCATACTGGCTGTGTTTTCCTCACCTGTGGAATCCATGAAGGCTCGTATGCCGAGGATGTTGCTGACGGTGTGCGCAGAAGGCCAGGCCCTGGATAAGCTCATGTGCCCGGCCGTCACCGGTACTCCAGCAGCGCTGCTCATCTTTGGCGACATGGTGTTGGGGTAGGAATAAGGGTATATGTGGTTGTAGGAGAGGCCGGCCTGCGCGGACGCTTGCTTGCCGCCCTCGTACTGGTTGGGCTGTGAGAGATTCCCAATCTTGTTGCGTAAAATCCTGCTGATCGAACTCACCGACGGGACATTGTACTTGTCACAAACTCCGTCCGCCAAAAGCCTGTCCCGGATCTCCCACGCAAAGATCCCGGGGTCGTTTTGTTTGTATTCCCTGATATTCTTCACCACGTTAGGCGTCGTGACCCGCGGTTTGCTCCCGCCGATGGCACCGGGTAAGATGGAGCCCGTCTCGTTGTATCTCGCCAAAATCTTGCTCACGCAGCCGTGCGAGACCCGGAGCTGCCTGCTGATGTCGCAGGGCCTGATCCCGAGCTGAGCCAGCTCCACGATTCTCAACCGTATGGCGTTGGGCAGGGGTCGTCCATTGACGAACACGCCGCCTAACTGGTTCACCTCTCCATAGGTTTGCTCTGCAGGAGGACAgatattttcaaatgaatgcacaaatgtctgaaataaataaatataaaatcgtCCATGCACTCCTGACCTgccaaaaaatatattttcattaagCAACTAAATAGACAAAGGCAGCCACAATGTGCTCAGCCTGCACCAGTTTGACGCAGCCCAACTTTAAATTGC
The sequence above is drawn from the Hippoglossus hippoglossus isolate fHipHip1 chromosome 22, fHipHip1.pri, whole genome shotgun sequence genome and encodes:
- the pax1a gene encoding paired box protein Pax-1a isoform X1 → MEQTYGEVNQLGGVFVNGRPLPNAIRLRIVELAQLGIRPCDISRQLRVSHGCVSKILARYNETGSILPGAIGGSKPRVTTPNVVKNIREYKQNDPGIFAWEIRDRLLADGVCDKYNVPSVSSISRILRNKIGNLSQPNQYEGGKQASAQAGLSYNHIYPYSYPNTMSPKMSSAAGVPVTAGHMSLSRAWPSAHTVSNILGIRAFMDSTAMAGAEGYPPKMEEWSSVNRAAFPAAHTVNGIDKSAIDADIKYAQPSSTLSGYVSACAYSPTNQYGVYSGSTGGYVAAGHHHWQPQSQALSHPGGGMGMHAGEIHSSMAFKHHHAREGDRKPPSPLSKQQQQQQQQQQQQQQQQQQQQQQQQQQQHGDMNSVHGLSLPTSSS
- the pax1a gene encoding paired box protein Pax-1a isoform X2; the encoded protein is MEQTYGEVNQLGGVFVNGRPLPNAIRLRIVELAQLGIRPCDISRQLRVSHGCVSKILARYNETGSILPGAIGGSKPRVTTPNVVKNIREYKQNDPGIFAWEIRDRLLADGVCDKYNVPSVSSISRILRNKIGNLSQPNQYEGGKQASAQAGLSYNHIYPYSYPNTMSPKMSSAAGVPVTAGHMSLSRAWPSAHTVSNILGIRAFMDSTAMAGAEGYPPKMEEWSSVNRAAFPAAHTVNGIDKSAIDADIKYAQPSSTLSGYVSACAYSPTNQYGVYSGSTGGYVAAGHHHWQPQSQALSHPGGGMGMHAGEIHSSMAFKHHHAREGDRKPPSPLSKQQQQHSSSNSSSSSSSNMET